In Bacilli bacterium PM5-9, the genomic stretch TGATGCTAAAGCAGGTGTTGAACCTCAAACTGAAACAGTTTGGCGTCAAGGAACTAGATACAATGTACCTAGAATTGTTTTTGCGAATAAAATGGATGCTACTGGTGCTGACTTTATTATGTCAGTTAAATCATTACATTCAAGAGTAGATGCTAATGCAGCAGCTATTCAAATGCCAATCGGTGCTGAAGCAGACTTTAAAGGTATTATTGATTTAGTTGAAATGAAATCATATATATATAATGATGAAAAAGGTGAAGATATCACTGTTGGTGATGTTCCAGCTGATTTATTAGATCAAGCATTAGAATTAAGAAATGAATTATTAGAAAGACTTGCTGATTTTGATGAAGATTTAATGATGGCAGTTTTAGAAGGTGAAGAAGTAAAGGCTGAGCAAATTAAGCCTATAATAAGAAAAGCTGTTATTTTAGGAGACTTTTTCCCAGTATTATGTGGTTCAGCATATAAAAATAAAGGTGTGCAATTATTATTGGATGCAGTAATTGAATATTTACCATCTCCAGTTGACATTCCACCAATTGTTGGACATTTAGAAGATGGAAGTGAAGAAGAAAGACCTGCAGATGATAATGGACCATTCTCTTCATTAGCATTTAAAGTTATCACAGATCCATTCGTAGGAAGACTTACTTTCTTTAGAGTTTATTCAGGACATGTTTCATCTGGAACATATATCTATAATGCTACTAAAGGTAAGAAAGAAAGATTAGGACGTATTCTTCAAATGCATGCTAACTCTCGTGAAGAAATTTCTGATGTTTATTCAGGAGATATTGCTGCTGCAGTTGGATTAAAAGATACAACTACAGGGGATACATTATGTGATGAGAAAAAACCAATTATTCTTGAATCAATGGAATTCCCAGAACCAGTTATCAACGTAGCTGTTGAGCCAAAATCAAAAGCTGACCAAGATAAAATGGGTGTTGCATTATCTAAACTTGCAGAAGAAGATCCAACGTTTAGACAATATACTGACGAAGAAACTGGACAAACAATTATCGCTGGTATGGGTGAGTTACACTTAGACGTAATTGTTGATAGAATGAAAAGAGAATTCAATGTTGAAGCAAATGTTGGAGCTCCTCAAGTATCATATCGTGAAACTATTACTCAAACTGCTGAAGTTGAAGGAAAATACATCAAACAATCTGGTGGACGTGGACAATATGGACATGTTTGGGTTAAGTTTGAACCAAATCCAGAAAAAGGATATGAGTTTGTTGATGCAATCGTTGGTGGGGTAGTACCTCGTGAATATATCTCAAGTGTTAATGTAGGGTTACAAGACGCTGCAGCTGGAGGTATCGTTGCTGGGTATCCATTAATTGATTTTAAAGCGACATTATATGATGGTTCATACCATGATGTCGATTCAAGTGAAATGGCATATAAAATTGCTGCAAGTATGGCATTAAAAAATGCTGTAAAATCTTGTAAACCAGTTTTATTAGAACCAATTATGTCTGTAGAGATTACAGTTCCTAATGAATATATGGGAGATGTAATGGGTGATATTTCTTCAAGACGTGGACGTATTGAAGGACAAGAAGAACGTGGAAATGCTATTGCAATTAACTGTATGGTTCCACTTGCAGAAATGTTTGGGTATGCAACTTCATTAAGAAGTAATACTCAAGGTCGTGGTAACTATACTATGCAATTTGACCACTATGAAGAAACACCAAAATCTATTACAGAAGAAATCGTTAAGAAAAATACAGGTGCATAAAACTTGTAAGCACTTGATTTTAAATTAAAAATTTTATAAAATAAAAATGTTAAAGAAAAACCAGGAGGATAAAGAAAATGGCAAAAGCTAAATTTGATCGTAGTAAAACACATGTTAACATTGGTACAATCGGACACGTTGACCATGGTAAAACAACATTAACTGCAGCAATCGCTACAGTTTTAGCAAAACACGGTGGAGGAGAAGCGCAAAACTATGCGGATATCGACAATGCACCAGAAGAAAAAGAACGTGGAATCACAATTAACACATCTCATATTGAGTATGAAACAGCAACTCGTCACTATGCACACGTTGACTGCCCAGGACATGCTGACTATGTAAAAAACATGATTACAGGAGCTGCTCAAATGGATGGAGCTATCTTAGTTGTTTCAGCAACTGATGGACCTATGCCACAAACTAGAGAGCATATCTTATTATCTCGTCAAGTAGGTGTTCCTTATATCGTTGTATTCTTAAATAAATGCGATATGGTTGATGATGAAGAATTAATCGACTTAGTTGAAATGGAAGTTAGAGATTTATTAACTGAATATGAATTCCCAGGAGATGATACTCCAATTATTAAAGGTTCAGCTTTAAAAGCATTAGAAGGTGAAGCTGCATGGGAAGAAAAAATTATTGAATTAATGGATTCTTGTGATTCATATATTCCTGCTCCAGAAAGAGATACTGATAAACCATTCTTATTACCAGTAGAAGACGTATTCACTATCACTGGACGTGGAACAGTTGCTACAGGTAAAATTGACCGTGGAACTATTCATGTAAATGATGAAGCAGAAATCATTGGATTAAAAGATACTACTA encodes the following:
- a CDS encoding elongation factor Tu (product_source=KO:K02358; cath_funfam=2.40.30.10,3.40.50.300; cog=COG0050; ko=KO:K02358; pfam=PF00009,PF03143,PF03144; superfamily=50465,52540; tigrfam=TIGR00485), translated to MAKAKFDRSKTHVNIGTIGHVDHGKTTLTAAIATVLAKHGGGEAQNYADIDNAPEEKERGITINTSHIEYETATRHYAHVDCPGHADYVKNMITGAAQMDGAILVVSATDGPMPQTREHILLSRQVGVPYIVVFLNKCDMVDDEELIDLVEMEVRDLLTEYEFPGDDTPIIKGSALKALEGEAAWEEKIIELMDSCDSYIPAPERDTDKPFLLPVEDVFTITGRGTVATGKIDRGTIHVNDEAEIIGLKDTTKTVITGLEMFRKLLDEAYAGDNIGALLRGVNREEIQRGQVLAKPGSVTPHTKFRGEVYILSKDEGGRHTPFFGNYRPQFYFRTTDVTGVIELPADTEMVMPGDNVEMTVDLIAPIALEQGTKFSIREGGRTVGAGVVAEIIK
- a CDS encoding elongation factor G (product_source=KO:K02355; cath_funfam=2.40.30.10,3.30.230.10,3.30.70.870,3.40.50.300; cog=COG0480; ko=KO:K02355; pfam=PF00009,PF00679,PF03144,PF03764,PF14492; smart=SM00838,SM00889; superfamily=50447,52540,54211,54980; tigrfam=TIGR00484), giving the protein MARETSLQNTRNFGIMAHIDAGKTTTTERILYFSGKIHKIGETHEGASQMDYMDQEKERGITITSAATTAMWNDHRLNIIDTPGHVDFTVEVERSLRVLDGAVTVLDAKAGVEPQTETVWRQGTRYNVPRIVFANKMDATGADFIMSVKSLHSRVDANAAAIQMPIGAEADFKGIIDLVEMKSYIYNDEKGEDITVGDVPADLLDQALELRNELLERLADFDEDLMMAVLEGEEVKAEQIKPIIRKAVILGDFFPVLCGSAYKNKGVQLLLDAVIEYLPSPVDIPPIVGHLEDGSEEERPADDNGPFSSLAFKVITDPFVGRLTFFRVYSGHVSSGTYIYNATKGKKERLGRILQMHANSREEISDVYSGDIAAAVGLKDTTTGDTLCDEKKPIILESMEFPEPVINVAVEPKSKADQDKMGVALSKLAEEDPTFRQYTDEETGQTIIAGMGELHLDVIVDRMKREFNVEANVGAPQVSYRETITQTAEVEGKYIKQSGGRGQYGHVWVKFEPNPEKGYEFVDAIVGGVVPREYISSVNVGLQDAAAGGIVAGYPLIDFKATLYDGSYHDVDSSEMAYKIAASMALKNAVKSCKPVLLEPIMSVEITVPNEYMGDVMGDISSRRGRIEGQEERGNAIAINCMVPLAEMFGYATSLRSNTQGRGNYTMQFDHYEETPKSITEEIVKKNTGA